One Thalassophryne amazonica chromosome 10, fThaAma1.1, whole genome shotgun sequence genomic region harbors:
- the LOC117519424 gene encoding uncharacterized protein LOC117519424: protein MKSLVLVVATRKAPVSASVMKEAARKKVMTSTSVLTVRPEARVLEQEARGNTRPCVDLCCVCAALPPVWWRPSCGDPSCPVPVQPQEGWKLSAQVEQRGVFSQQELGLYGRKWKVDVGHGVYREFRAFDDGTELREELQQRLLRDGMCVLNLHRAVSLIIQHGEFLVVVDCGERNASGDSVKAASIRKYRLNTFHRDSVKAASIRKYRLNKFHRDSVKAASIRKYRLNTFHRDSVKAASIRKYRLNTFHRDSVKAASIRKYRLNKFHRDSVKAASIRKYRLNKFHRDSVKASSIRKRIVKKEQTGQFEFVVHQFLEKVKDGPEFVCCVCHRLLFRHQVLNCKWEDYRKTETVASIASKCITEDYLHQCTKDCDVPCQWLDTARGKLWICYSCHYKINRGEMPPECWLNNLTVDPVAPELACLNSLEQHLIALHIPFMKMVALPKGGQNGVHGPVTCVPANIVQTSNLLPRSNMEGSLLAVKLKRKLTYKGHYEYQFVDPLRIKQALQYLKATNSLYKDIVFNEAWLNEFCREEEVKVPGASETVDGADAAAEDELLHDRQQAAWHVPGHMSHAC from the exons ATGAAgtcattggttttg GTGGTGGCGACACGTAAAGCTCCGGTGTCTGCCAGTGTCATGAAGGAAGCGGCGAGGAAGAAG gTCATGACCTCAACATCCGTGTTGACTGTCCGTCCTGAAGCCCGCGTCCTGGAGCAGGAGGCAA GAGGCAACACCAGACCCTGTGTTGACCTGTGCTGCGTCTGTGCCGCTCTTCCCCCGGTGTGGTGGCGACCTTCCTGCGGCGACCCTTCTTGCCCTGTGCCTGTCCAGCCTCAAG AGGGGTGGAAGCTGTCAGCTCAGGTGGAACAGAGGGGTGTGTTCAGTCAGCAGGAGCTTGGTCTGTATGGTAGGAAGTGGAAGGTGGATGTGGGTCACGGTGTGTACAGGGAGTTTAGGGCCTTTGATGATGGGACTGAGTTGcgagaggagctgcagcagcgtctGTTGAGGGATGGGATGTGTGTGTTGAACCTCCACAGAGCAGTCAGCTTGATCATCCAGCATGGGGAGTTCTTGGTCGTGGTTGATTGTGGGGAGCGTAATGCTTCAGG AGATAGTGTAAAGGCTGCTAGCATCAGGAAATATCGCTTAAATACATTTCATAGAGATAGTGTAAAGGCTGCTAGCATCAGGAAATATCGCTTAAATAAATTTCATAGAGATAGTGTAAAGGCTGCTAGCATCAGGAAATATCGCTTAAATACATTTCATAGAGATAGTGTAAAGGCTGCTAGCATCAGGAAATATCGCTTAAATACATTTCATAGAGATAGTGTAAAGGCTGCTAGCATCAGGAAATATCGCTTAAATAAATTTCATAGAGATAGTGTAAAGGCTGCTAGCATCAGGAAATATCGCTTAAATAAATTTCATAGAGATAGTGTAAAGGCTTCAAGCATCAGGAAACGCATTGTTAagaaagaacagacaggacaGTTTGAGTTTGTTGTGCATCAGTTTTTAGAGAAAGTGAAGGACGGCCCAGAGTTTGTCTGTTGTGTGTGCCATCGATTGTTGTTTAGGCACCAGGTTCTGAATTGTAAGTGGGAAGACTATAGGAAGACCGAGACAGTAGcctcaatagcatcaaagtgcaTAACAGAGGACTACTTGCATCAGTGTACTAAGGACTGCGATGTGCCTTGTCAGTGGTTAGATACAGCTCGGGGGAAGCTGTGGATTTGTTACAGTTGCCATTACAAGATCAACAGGGGTGAGATGCCACCTGAGTGTTGGCTGAACAATCTCACAGTTGACCCTGTTGCACCAGAATTGGCATGCTTGAATAGTTTAGAGCAACACTTAATTGCGTTGCACATTCCATTTATGAAGATGGTAGCTCTGCCCAAAGGGGGGCAAAATGGAGTTCATGGTCCAGTGACCTGTGTCCCTGCTAACATTGTACAGACTAGTAACTTGTTGCCTCGTTCCAATATGGAGGGGTCTTTGTTGGCAGTGAAACTGAAGCGCAAGTTGACCTATAAAGGTCATTATGAGTATCAGTTTGTTGATCCTCTGCGCATTAAGCAGGCCTTACAATATCTAAAAGCGACCAATAGCCTTTATAAGGATATTGTGTTTAATGAGGCCTGGTTAAATGAGTTTTGTAGGGAAGAGGAAGTCAAAGTTCCTGGAGCATCAGAAACTGTAgacggtgctgatgctgcagctgAGGATGAGCTTCTGCATGACAGACAGCAAGCAGCATGGCATGTTCCAGGACACATGTCTCATGCCTGTTGA
- the LOC117519423 gene encoding uncharacterized protein LOC117519423 yields MPRGKSHRRSEAARRRMAECRTEVLGPQSASSDTSHKLVIPAEVPDKKFVLVVGASHLRSLADGIVPMPEDRYSFDFMSTPGAYADHLRTEVVHAVLPRTPDAVCLIAPGNNLTACTTPEHGGAAFHCYLVTVCNSWPTAQVFVVDRVPRLTVPGDVQEFFRQEFHRVSARLGMFEINDDAVLNTCMVAYENYILNIIDILLDPLWFSNKKVDIAFLKGVKYYHHAGRFPLNNRKLWCHDGVHLSDDKGMLLLVDSLLAATTHHLETLAPTRQLSRPVSPTPKPRPRPRVVPRVVVVGEVPVPRPPLPEWTSVEPGRKLAVHSSDHERGSGSPQKRVVHHVVDGAPVAVRECFIPVNPVQFSPAVLAAVDKVVPSALGGVPTGNEVINLKVTSD; encoded by the exons ATGCCTCGTGGCAAGTCCCACCGTCGCTCCGAGGCAGCCAGGAGGAGGATGGCGGAGTGTCGGACTGAGGTTCTCGGACCTCAGTCAGCCTCCAGTGATACTAGT CACAAGTTGGTCATTCCTGCTGAGGTCCCAGACAAGAAG tttgttcttgttgttgGGGCATCCCATCTGCGCTCCCTTGCAGATGGGATTGTGCCGATGCCAGAAGATCGCTACAGCTTTGACTTCATGTCGACTCCAGGGGCGTACGCGGACCACCTTAGGACTGAAGTTGTTCACGCTGTTCTTCCTCGGACCCCTGATGCTGTTTGTCTCATTGCCCCTGGAAACAACCTGACGGCCTGCACCACGCCCGAGCACGGGGGCGCAGCTTTTCACTGCTACCTGGTGACTGTCTGCAACAGCTGGCCGACTGCACAG GTTTTCGTTGTGGACCGCGTCCCACGCTTGACGGTCCCGGGGGATGTTCAAGAGTTTTTCCGTCAGGAATTTCACCGCGTGTCAGCTCGCCTTGGTATGTTTGAAATTAATGATGATGCTGTTCTAAACACTTGTATGGTGGCTTATGAGAATTATATTTTAAATATAATTGATATATTATTAGACCCATTATGGTTTTCTAATAAGAAAGTTGACATTGCCTTTTTGAAAG gTGTTAAGTACTATCACCACGCTGGCCGCTTCCCCCTGAACAACCGGAAGCTGTGGTGCCATGATGGT GTGCACCTCAGTGATGACAAGGGGATGCTCCTCCTCGTGGACTCACTGTTGGCTGCCACCACCCACCACCTGGAGACACTGGCACCTACACGACAGCTGTCGCGCCCAGTGTCTCCCACGCCTAAACCCAGGCCTCGGCCACGGGTTGTACCACGTGTGGTTGTGGTCGGGGAGGTCCCTGTTCCACGTCCCCCCCTCCCTGAGTGGACATCTGTGGAGCCAGGCAGGAAG TTGGCTGTCCACTCCAGTGACCATGAGCGTGGCTCTGGTTCACCCCAGAAGAGGGTGGTTCATCATGTG GTGGATGGCGCTCCAGTGGCCGTGAGGGAGTGTTTCATTCCAGTGAATCCTGTCCAGTTTTCACCGGCTGTGTTGGCTGCCGTGGACAAGGTTGTTCCATCGGCTCTTGGCGGCGTTCCCACAGGCAATGAGGTAATTAACCTGAAAGTTACTTCTGATTGA